A genomic stretch from Acidobacteriota bacterium includes:
- the tnpA gene encoding IS200/IS605 family transposase — translation MSTYTQIYYHLVFSTKGREPVLLKERREALYRFIWGIVKNLHGHLYRVGGTEDHLHIFSDLHPSVRLADYVKTIKLGSADWIRKERVFPRFGHWQEGYGAFTLGPDGKDALIEYIKDQEAHHRTHSFLDEYRKFLTVAGVEFEESYLQ, via the coding sequence ATGTCCACTTACACCCAGATTTACTACCACCTCGTCTTTTCAACCAAAGGCCGTGAACCGGTCCTTCTCAAGGAGAGAAGAGAGGCGTTGTACCGCTTCATCTGGGGTATCGTCAAGAACCTCCATGGCCATCTGTACCGAGTGGGCGGAACGGAAGACCACCTCCACATTTTCAGCGATCTTCACCCCTCCGTCCGCCTCGCCGATTACGTGAAGACCATCAAGCTGGGTTCCGCTGACTGGATCCGGAAGGAGAGGGTCTTTCCCCGCTTCGGTCACTGGCAGGAAGGTTACGGCGCCTTCACCCTGGGTCCGGATGGAAAGGACGCGCTCATCGAGTACATCAAGGACCAGGAGGCGCATCACCGGACCCATTCCTTCCTGGACGAGTACCGGAAGTTCCTGACCGTGGCGGGAGTGGAATTCGAGGAGAGCTATCTCCAGTGA
- the recR gene encoding recombination protein RecR: MSRFTDPLEKLMEALRRLPGIGAKSAQRIAFHLLKADGAYIGALQESITDVREKVRLCAECHSYTDREVCEICADPARDHRLVCVVEKPFDIAAIEKSGRYTGTYHVLHGVLSPIDGIGPDQLRLGNLPDRIRRHEVTELIVATNPDVEGEATALYLARLVRPLGTLVSRIALGLPVGSELEFADDVTIARAMEGRTRL; the protein is encoded by the coding sequence CGAGAAACTGATGGAGGCCCTTCGCCGGCTGCCCGGCATCGGGGCGAAGTCGGCCCAGCGAATCGCCTTTCACCTCCTGAAAGCCGACGGGGCCTACATCGGGGCCCTCCAGGAGTCCATCACCGACGTTCGGGAAAAAGTCCGCCTCTGCGCCGAGTGTCACAGCTACACGGACCGGGAGGTCTGCGAGATCTGCGCCGACCCCGCGCGGGACCACCGGTTGGTCTGCGTGGTGGAGAAACCCTTCGACATCGCCGCCATCGAGAAGAGCGGGCGGTACACGGGCACCTACCATGTCCTTCACGGCGTGCTGTCCCCCATCGACGGCATCGGGCCCGACCAGCTGAGGCTGGGGAACCTCCCCGACCGGATCCGCCGCCACGAGGTCACCGAGCTCATCGTCGCCACCAACCCCGACGTGGAGGGGGAAGCCACCGCCCTTTACCTGGCCCGGCTGGTCAGGCCCCTGGGCACCCTGGTCTCCCGGATCGCCCTGGGCCTGCCCGTGGGGTCGGAACTCGAGTTCGCCGACGACGTCACCATCGCCCGGGCCATGGAGGGCCGGACCCGGCTCTGA